Proteins encoded within one genomic window of Eleutherodactylus coqui strain aEleCoq1 chromosome 1, aEleCoq1.hap1, whole genome shotgun sequence:
- the LOC136588473 gene encoding uncharacterized protein isoform X4 produces MNHKLMFPLCYTCALNSLSDPCSHTDEERSIVGTWCTIELEMAVEKGYRIAHTYEIWHFPETSDNLFASYIELHLRDKQEASGFPSWCTDDDKKNAYIDSFLQKEGVQLRKEEIGVNPAKRQISKLFLNSLWGKFAQKSNLPCTNIVTDPDKLFEYVFLPQYEISGLNFIDDETANVTWKYAKEHHTVNKNTNIFIACFTTAYARLELYSLLDRLQERCLYHDTDSVMFVHREGDWNPPLGDYLGELTSEIPDDTHITEFVSAGPKTYGYKLNTGKTVLKVKGITLNTSATQVVNFDSLKDLVLDYQRNSDPETQKTITVEQPGFVRDKKYWDIETRPLQKTQRICKEYVLPDQLSINATQSARSCEETTIRRIHTITSQC; encoded by the exons ATGAATCATAAGTTGATGTTTCCGCTGTGTTACACTTGCGCTTTAAATTCACTGAGCGATCCCTGTAGTCATACTGATGAAGAGAGGTCTATCGTTGGCACTTGGTGTACCATAGAACTCGAGATGGCTGTAGAGAAAGGTTACAGGATAGCACACACCTACGAAATCTGGCACTTTCCAGAAACATCGGATAATCTATTCGCGTCTTACATCGAGTTGCATCTTAGGGATAAGCAGGAGGCTTCAGGCTTCCCGAGTTGGTGCACGGACGATGATAAGAAAAATGCGTATATTGACTCCTTTCTTCAAAAAGAAGGTGTTCAATTGCGTAAGGAGGAAATAGGCGTAAATCCTGCTAAACGCCAAATCTCCAAGCTTTTCTTAAACTCCTTGTGGGGAAAGTTTGCGCAGAAATCAAACCTTCCGTGTACCAACATCGTGACTGACCCTGATAAACTCTTTGAGTATGTGTTTCTACCACAGTACGAAATTTCAGGTCTAAATTTCATTGATGACGAAACAGCCAATGTCACGTGGAAATACGCCAAAGAGCATCACACGgtcaacaaaaacacaaacatctttaTAGCTTGTTTTACAACAGCCTACGCACGCCTAGAGCTCTACTCTCTTCTGGATAGACTGCAGGAACGATGCCTTTATCATGACACAGACTCTGTCATGTTTGTACACCGTGAAGGCGATTGGAACCCGCCGTTAGGCGACTATCTGGGGGAATTGACCAGCGAGATCCCCGATGATACACACATAACAGAGTTTGTATCTGCTGGTCCCAAAACCTACGGGTACAAGTTGAACACTGGTAAAACAGTGTTAAAAGTTAAAGGTATAACTTTAAATACGTCAGCCACTCAGGTCGTAAATTTTGACAGTCTGAAAGATCTGGTTCTGGATTATCAACGTAACAGCGACCCTGAAACACAAAAGACCATCACCGTAGAGCAGCCAGGCTTTGTGAGAGATAAAAAGTATTGGGATATCGAAACAAGGCCGCTACAAAAAACACAGAG GATCTGTAAGGAATACGTACTACCGGATCAGCTCAGCATTAACGCCACGCAATCCGCAAGATCGTGTGAGGAGACGACTATTAGACGAATTCACACTATAACATCACAGTGTTAA
- the LOC136588473 gene encoding uncharacterized protein isoform X5, translating to MNHKLMFPLCYTCALNSLSDPCSHTDEERSIVGTWCTIELEMAVEKGYRIAHTYEIWHFPETSDNLFASYIELHLRDKQEASGFPSWCTDDDKKNAYIDSFLQKEGVQLRKEEIGVNPAKRQISKLFLNSLWGKFAQKSNLPCTNIVTDPDKLFEYVFLPQYEISGLNFIDDETANVTWKYAKEHHTVNKNTNIFIACFTTAYARLELYSLLDRLQERCLYHDTDSVMFVHREGDWNPPLGDYLGELTSEIPDDTHITEFVSAGPKTYGYKLNTGKTVLKVKGITLNTSATQVVNFDSLKDLVLDYQRNSDPETQKTITVEQPGFVRDKKYWDIETRPLQKTQRCVYTKRYLLDDFTTLPYGY from the coding sequence ATGAATCATAAGTTGATGTTTCCGCTGTGTTACACTTGCGCTTTAAATTCACTGAGCGATCCCTGTAGTCATACTGATGAAGAGAGGTCTATCGTTGGCACTTGGTGTACCATAGAACTCGAGATGGCTGTAGAGAAAGGTTACAGGATAGCACACACCTACGAAATCTGGCACTTTCCAGAAACATCGGATAATCTATTCGCGTCTTACATCGAGTTGCATCTTAGGGATAAGCAGGAGGCTTCAGGCTTCCCGAGTTGGTGCACGGACGATGATAAGAAAAATGCGTATATTGACTCCTTTCTTCAAAAAGAAGGTGTTCAATTGCGTAAGGAGGAAATAGGCGTAAATCCTGCTAAACGCCAAATCTCCAAGCTTTTCTTAAACTCCTTGTGGGGAAAGTTTGCGCAGAAATCAAACCTTCCGTGTACCAACATCGTGACTGACCCTGATAAACTCTTTGAGTATGTGTTTCTACCACAGTACGAAATTTCAGGTCTAAATTTCATTGATGACGAAACAGCCAATGTCACGTGGAAATACGCCAAAGAGCATCACACGgtcaacaaaaacacaaacatctttaTAGCTTGTTTTACAACAGCCTACGCACGCCTAGAGCTCTACTCTCTTCTGGATAGACTGCAGGAACGATGCCTTTATCATGACACAGACTCTGTCATGTTTGTACACCGTGAAGGCGATTGGAACCCGCCGTTAGGCGACTATCTGGGGGAATTGACCAGCGAGATCCCCGATGATACACACATAACAGAGTTTGTATCTGCTGGTCCCAAAACCTACGGGTACAAGTTGAACACTGGTAAAACAGTGTTAAAAGTTAAAGGTATAACTTTAAATACGTCAGCCACTCAGGTCGTAAATTTTGACAGTCTGAAAGATCTGGTTCTGGATTATCAACGTAACAGCGACCCTGAAACACAAAAGACCATCACCGTAGAGCAGCCAGGCTTTGTGAGAGATAAAAAGTATTGGGATATCGAAACAAGGCCGCTACAAAAAACACAGAGGTGTGTTTATACAAAGAGGTATCTACTAGATGATTTTACCACTCTCCCTTACGGTTATTAG
- the LOC136588473 gene encoding uncharacterized protein isoform X3: MNHKLMFPLCYTCALNSLSDPCSHTDEERSIVGTWCTIELEMAVEKGYRIAHTYEIWHFPETSDNLFASYIELHLRDKQEASGFPSWCTDDDKKNAYIDSFLQKEGVQLRKEEIGVNPAKRQISKLFLNSLWGKFAQKSNLPCTNIVTDPDKLFEYVFLPQYEISGLNFIDDETANVTWKYAKEHHTVNKNTNIFIACFTTAYARLELYSLLDRLQERCLYHDTDSVMFVHREGDWNPPLGDYLGELTSEIPDDTHITEFVSAGPKTYGYKLNTGKTVLKVKGITLNTSATQVVNFDSLKDLVLDYQRNSDPETQKTITVEQPGFVRDKKYWDIETRPLQKTQRCVYTKRICKEYVLPDQLSINATQSARSCEETTIRRIHTITSQC; encoded by the exons ATGAATCATAAGTTGATGTTTCCGCTGTGTTACACTTGCGCTTTAAATTCACTGAGCGATCCCTGTAGTCATACTGATGAAGAGAGGTCTATCGTTGGCACTTGGTGTACCATAGAACTCGAGATGGCTGTAGAGAAAGGTTACAGGATAGCACACACCTACGAAATCTGGCACTTTCCAGAAACATCGGATAATCTATTCGCGTCTTACATCGAGTTGCATCTTAGGGATAAGCAGGAGGCTTCAGGCTTCCCGAGTTGGTGCACGGACGATGATAAGAAAAATGCGTATATTGACTCCTTTCTTCAAAAAGAAGGTGTTCAATTGCGTAAGGAGGAAATAGGCGTAAATCCTGCTAAACGCCAAATCTCCAAGCTTTTCTTAAACTCCTTGTGGGGAAAGTTTGCGCAGAAATCAAACCTTCCGTGTACCAACATCGTGACTGACCCTGATAAACTCTTTGAGTATGTGTTTCTACCACAGTACGAAATTTCAGGTCTAAATTTCATTGATGACGAAACAGCCAATGTCACGTGGAAATACGCCAAAGAGCATCACACGgtcaacaaaaacacaaacatctttaTAGCTTGTTTTACAACAGCCTACGCACGCCTAGAGCTCTACTCTCTTCTGGATAGACTGCAGGAACGATGCCTTTATCATGACACAGACTCTGTCATGTTTGTACACCGTGAAGGCGATTGGAACCCGCCGTTAGGCGACTATCTGGGGGAATTGACCAGCGAGATCCCCGATGATACACACATAACAGAGTTTGTATCTGCTGGTCCCAAAACCTACGGGTACAAGTTGAACACTGGTAAAACAGTGTTAAAAGTTAAAGGTATAACTTTAAATACGTCAGCCACTCAGGTCGTAAATTTTGACAGTCTGAAAGATCTGGTTCTGGATTATCAACGTAACAGCGACCCTGAAACACAAAAGACCATCACCGTAGAGCAGCCAGGCTTTGTGAGAGATAAAAAGTATTGGGATATCGAAACAAGGCCGCTACAAAAAACACAGAGGTGTGTTTATACAAAGAG GATCTGTAAGGAATACGTACTACCGGATCAGCTCAGCATTAACGCCACGCAATCCGCAAGATCGTGTGAGGAGACGACTATTAGACGAATTCACACTATAACATCACAGTGTTAA